The Bacillus sp. Marseille-Q1617 genome has a segment encoding these proteins:
- the argB gene encoding acetylglutamate kinase — translation MTMSKSMPATEREMLVIKLGGSILYSLSPQFFESMAEMMKKYNAVIVHGGGPEITNMLEKLNIETTFINGQRKTTEPVLEIAEMVLKGKVNSYLTNQLNSHGMKAVGLCGYDAHLLEAVLIDEESLGLVGEIEDVQNDLLTGMTSAGYLPVIAPLALTKEGTKVNVNADLAAASIAKAAGAGKLLYVTDVPGVLQDGEMISEATAEEINQLIGTGVISGGMIPKVKSALSVLSPSLKEVMIVGGQQAFFQDGNILGTKITEKGAVAAS, via the coding sequence ATGACTATGTCAAAATCAATGCCAGCTACCGAACGTGAGATGCTCGTCATCAAACTCGGGGGGAGCATCCTTTACAGCCTTTCCCCGCAATTTTTTGAGAGTATGGCCGAAATGATGAAGAAATATAACGCGGTGATTGTTCATGGAGGCGGACCTGAAATAACGAATATGCTAGAAAAGCTGAATATAGAAACGACCTTTATTAACGGACAGCGTAAGACGACGGAACCTGTTTTAGAGATTGCGGAAATGGTTTTAAAAGGGAAAGTGAACAGCTATCTCACCAACCAATTGAATTCACATGGGATGAAAGCGGTCGGGCTGTGCGGGTATGATGCCCATTTATTAGAAGCCGTCCTGATTGATGAAGAATCACTTGGGTTGGTCGGTGAAATTGAAGACGTGCAGAATGACTTGCTTACCGGCATGACCTCGGCAGGGTATCTCCCTGTCATTGCGCCCCTTGCCCTTACAAAAGAGGGTACTAAAGTGAATGTGAACGCTGACCTCGCCGCTGCTTCGATTGCGAAAGCAGCTGGAGCAGGGAAGCTCCTATACGTAACGGATGTACCCGGTGTCCTGCAAGATGGCGAGATGATTTCGGAGGCAACAGCTGAAGAAATCAATCAATTGATTGGAACAGGAGTGATCTCGGGAGGCATGATCCCGAAGGTCAAATCCGCACTTTCCGTGTTATCGCCGAGCCTGAAAGAAGTGATGATTGTCGGAGGACAACAGGCGTTTTTCCAAGACGGAAATATTCTGGGTACAAAAATTACTGAAAAAGGAGCGGTTGCAGCCTCATGA
- a CDS encoding acetylornithine transaminase: MSHLFPTYNRLDMELISGEGTKVKDSDGQTYMDFIAGIAVCNLGHSPAVVKKAVEEQLDKIWHVSNLFQLSLQEEAAELLAAASGMDAVFFCNSGAEANEAAIKLAKKHTGKTKILTFKQSFHGRTFATMSATGQEKIHGGFGPLLPTFEYLPYNDVEALSKIEADDIAGIMVEVIQGEGGVIPGTETFLKEVQNKCREIGALLIIDEVQTGVGRTGVPFAYQHHGLHPDIVTAAKGLGSGFPVGAMIGRKELIQTFSPGTHGSTFGGNPLAMAAVKATLETIMDESFLSGVKSKSNTFIQSLKDKMEPLSLVKEVRGEGFMIGIQVEGEAKEAIEHLRKNGLLTLPAGPDVIRLLPPLTVTEAELEEALTILEQSLKQQTEEAVR, translated from the coding sequence ATGAGCCATTTATTCCCTACGTATAATCGATTGGATATGGAACTGATTTCGGGTGAAGGGACCAAGGTGAAAGACTCTGACGGACAGACGTACATGGATTTCATTGCCGGTATTGCCGTCTGTAATCTCGGTCACTCGCCGGCAGTGGTAAAAAAGGCTGTGGAAGAGCAGCTGGATAAAATATGGCATGTGTCCAATCTCTTTCAACTGTCCCTGCAGGAAGAAGCCGCTGAGCTTCTGGCAGCCGCCAGCGGGATGGATGCCGTCTTCTTTTGCAACAGCGGGGCGGAAGCGAACGAAGCCGCTATCAAACTGGCAAAAAAGCATACAGGAAAAACAAAGATTCTTACCTTTAAACAATCCTTCCACGGGCGCACGTTCGCGACGATGAGTGCGACAGGGCAGGAGAAAATCCACGGCGGATTCGGCCCGCTGCTTCCGACGTTTGAGTACCTGCCGTATAACGATGTGGAGGCTCTCTCGAAAATCGAAGCTGATGATATTGCAGGGATTATGGTGGAAGTGATTCAAGGGGAAGGCGGAGTGATTCCCGGAACAGAAACCTTTTTGAAAGAAGTACAGAATAAATGCAGGGAGATCGGTGCCCTCTTGATCATCGATGAAGTGCAGACAGGGGTTGGACGAACCGGAGTACCTTTTGCCTATCAACACCATGGTTTACATCCGGATATCGTCACAGCCGCTAAAGGTCTCGGAAGTGGATTCCCGGTCGGAGCGATGATCGGACGGAAAGAGCTCATCCAGACTTTTTCACCAGGCACCCATGGCTCCACGTTCGGCGGAAATCCCCTGGCGATGGCTGCTGTGAAAGCGACTCTTGAAACAATTATGGATGAATCGTTTTTAAGTGGCGTGAAAAGTAAATCCAACACATTCATCCAGTCCCTTAAAGATAAAATGGAGCCTTTATCGCTTGTGAAAGAAGTGAGGGGAGAAGGTTTCATGATCGGGATACAAGTAGAGGGTGAAGCGAAGGAAGCCATTGAACACCTGAGGAAAAACGGACTGCTGACACTGCCGGCAGGTCCCGATGTCATCCGGCTGCTGCCTCCATTGACGGTTACGGAAGCAGAGCTTGAGGAAGCACTCACGATACTGGAACAGTCCCTTAAGCAGCAAACCGAAGAAGCAGTCCGATAA
- a CDS encoding carbamoyl phosphate synthase small subunit: MTGYLSLENGTVFKGELFSASKSPVIGEIVFFTGMTGYQEVLTDPSYKDQIVVFTYPLIGQYGVNEGDSESAVPQVKGVIMLHCPDTYSHYQATSSLKEYLHKWEIPYMTGVDTRQVVKTIRELGSQNACISTAPDIPASEKLKGQIQKVASAELNHVGSGEVHVALLDFGVKKSIITSLVNMDCSVTVVPYDRIELLETLKVDALVISNGPGDPKEMADVLPKLKEYILALPTLGICLGHQLIALALGGNTRKLLFGHRGANHPVIDHETGQVYLTSQNHNYVVEDESLQDTGLNPRFFNVNDDSVEGLQHKTKPILSVQFHPEARPGPEDASYIFEEFYQSIKQPGREKIYA; encoded by the coding sequence ATGACCGGCTACTTAAGTTTAGAAAATGGGACAGTTTTCAAAGGAGAGCTGTTTTCCGCCAGCAAAAGCCCCGTTATAGGAGAAATTGTCTTTTTTACAGGAATGACGGGGTATCAGGAGGTTCTCACTGATCCTTCTTATAAAGATCAAATCGTTGTATTCACCTATCCGCTGATCGGTCAGTACGGAGTCAATGAAGGTGATTCGGAAAGTGCAGTGCCGCAGGTGAAAGGTGTGATCATGCTGCATTGCCCGGACACTTATTCCCATTATCAAGCGACGTCTTCTCTTAAAGAGTATCTACACAAGTGGGAAATTCCATATATGACCGGAGTGGATACCCGGCAGGTGGTCAAAACGATCAGGGAGCTGGGAAGTCAAAATGCATGTATAAGCACTGCACCTGATATTCCAGCATCGGAAAAGCTGAAGGGACAGATCCAAAAAGTGGCTTCTGCAGAATTAAATCATGTTGGAAGCGGGGAGGTGCATGTTGCACTTCTTGATTTCGGGGTGAAAAAATCAATCATCACGAGTCTCGTGAATATGGACTGCTCGGTTACCGTGGTCCCTTATGACCGCATCGAGTTACTTGAAACGTTGAAAGTCGATGCACTCGTCATTTCGAATGGTCCCGGCGATCCGAAAGAAATGGCAGACGTGCTGCCGAAGTTGAAAGAATATATTCTTGCATTGCCGACACTTGGGATTTGTCTGGGACATCAATTAATCGCCCTTGCGTTAGGGGGCAATACGCGGAAGCTCCTATTCGGGCACCGGGGAGCGAACCATCCAGTCATCGACCATGAAACCGGCCAGGTTTACTTGACCTCGCAAAACCATAACTATGTGGTGGAGGATGAAAGTTTACAGGATACCGGGCTTAATCCGCGTTTTTTCAATGTAAATGACGATTCTGTAGAAGGGCTGCAGCATAAGACGAAACCGATCCTTTCTGTGCAGTTTCACCCTGAAGCAAGACCGGGTCCTGAAGATGCATCATACATCTTTGAAGAATTCTATCAATCCATCAAACAACCAGGGAGAGAGAAGATTTATGCCTAA